The region GGTCCTGGGTCTGCTGGGCGAGCCTCCTCTTCTCAGCCTGCTCCTTCTTCAGAGCTTCTTCTACTTTCTTACCCTGGTAGATCTTCACCCCAGCGAACgccaaacacagcagcagtgtCTTCAGGGCCAGGATGTACAGGAGTACGGGGACATTATCCAAAGCCTGAGGACACACAAGGGATCATGTTTTTCCCCAACTGTTTTTCAGTGCTTTCACATCTAGACATACTAACTTTTCCACTGGCCTCAGGACACAAATGGAGCAGTTTTTCCTCCTTACTGGACTGACTTTGTGTGACTGGTCAAAAGGAAATTGAAGACGGATGAACAAAGCTCTGGAACATTCAAGGATCCTGGAGAGgtttccccccccccctcccctctttcCACCCGAGGCCTCAGCTGTCCACACTGGAGGTGGGAGTTAATTTGAGTCACACAGAGGGGAGGCGGCGTGTGAAAGAGAGAAGCAGCTGCAAACCATGTGCATTCTGGGCTTGTAGATGTCTCAGGTCATAAGCACATTTTTCATTGCCGAGACTGTATTCATACATTTGACCAGTTTAAAAACAGCATGCTAGGTTTCAAGACATTTTCCTAATCATTACAGTACTCTCTTTCTCTACTTATTAACTTGCTACTTGTTATTTTTGACTGTTAAAACTGCTTTGCCTGTTATTTTCAACTTGTTTATAGGGGCAGTGTTAAAGCATTTCTGAGAGAAAAATCACAGCTACTcacacaacaaagaaaaatgaagaaacagaCAGACGGAATATGCCACGAAAAGACACTCATTTTCCGGACATAGTATTTATTATGCAgctaaaatgtgaaatgttggATATGCAAATTCACTGAGCTACAGCAAAGTTAGCAATATGCTAACGACCCTTAAGACCAGGAAGGAACTAATGACCAAACAGCGATTACACTAATAACAAAACATGCTTATGGTATCTATAAAATAGTATATTAAACAATATTTACCTTCCAGTTGATCATTTTTGCGGATGTATTGTTGAAGTTTGTTGTTCACTGAGAGCCTCTCTGCTATTAATGCTGTCCTGAAGGAGGCGGGACTTACAGTGACGGACCAATAGAAATGCAGCTTTTGTTTGACGTAAGCTGTGCTGCATTCAATAATGAATGGACAATGCGGTTTTAGTCATTGGTTTCAGTTTCCCTTAAAACCCCTAATAATGTTGATAAACCATTGTGGcataatacacatacacatgaatACAAATAATTTCGTGAAgtttatttcattaaattttgtttaaacatttaaacaagtCATTCGGTTAAATCATTACAACTATTCCCATTGAACCTGAACGCATCCGGCAGGCTGTTATGAAAAAGGTTCTAACAGACATAGTCACTCATCAAAAAAAGTTACTTTACATATAGTTATTTTTATGAACGATATCTCCGATACAACGcaaggagaaaaaacaacaaaacaccagAACTTTCTACaatcacaaatttatttttcacaaatcTAGAATGCAtcatacacacagatacagaatATACCAGTAGTTAGTAAAATGTCACCTTTTatgaaattgaaaaacattATGCTGCGCTTTCAAACACAATATTCCCTTACTGTAACATCGCTTCGGTTGCGCATTAAACCactagtatatatatacatatatatatggaaatatcgctaaaatgaataaaaaaaatagaacagaCAATGTAGCAATACGTCAGCAGTAGCAATACTGCGGTCGATATTCATATAGTGACCCATAGCCCACACACATGCGTAGTCACGGTGGCCGAGAGGTTAAGGCGTTGGACTCGAAATCCAATGGGGTTTCCCCGCACAGGTTCGAATCCTGTTCGTGACgattttcagtttttacttttcCACATTATTGATGCACTCTAACACTGTGTGATTCTTATTATATGTTTGAAGACCCGTAAACGTTTCTATAGACATGGATTTACCCATCATAGGAATTACCTTTTAATAACTCCTATAGCACCAtcacttaaccctttatggtacacattataatgccagttaggaaaaatatgtttggattgttttttttttgtcttaaaatagactaaataaacataatctgaagaaatttttattttaaaaaaattttgtggaagttttttggggtttgtttcctgtaggcaacattgtaccataacggtacacaagagaaaaataacgtttttttaattaattttgacaTCATTtgataaacatgtgtaaaagattcagtagcttcaacagggtacagtacttaacattttaaatttaaaaacattataaaaggaacttttttaatgggtgtcttgtctgaatgttgcctgtaggaaacattgtaccattgaaccaacagCCCATTGAAATGATTGTCTATCAAAAATGatggtttactcacctatcagtaggaatatattttttccagatgcaAAAGGGCCacgaaatgacgttttgagtgattttgtgtggcacaaaatggcaaagcggtttcctttggaaaagtctgcaaaataagGTTTCAATATAGCCTCCTggagatcatgtgacaaattaaagcattgctattggttccctattcTCTTCCCCTctgttttaaagtattgcatcactcaaaaacatgcattgtagatatttgacaggccaaaaatgggaattttgtctgagggcaacaccgtaccatagagggttaaataagtGCAGTGCCTTCTGATCAATTTTAATCCAAATCTATCAGACAGATAATTCGCTTCAGATACATTGAAACAGACCTGAAAATACCTGCAAATAACACAAACTGGGGAACTTTAAGCAGGCAGTGTAAATGTAAACAGCTTTGCACCAAGACTCCACCAAACCTCAgcagaaaaacagcaattttagtAAATATGATCAATGTAACATAATGAAGGACATTAGCAATAACACAAACATTTGGGATTAACTAGGTAacatttaaaatctattttataaCAGTTACTTTATTACAGATTACACAGGTCAAATTTCCACAGgttgtattgaaaataaatacatgttataTATGTAAACTGCAGTGTGCATactgcaaaaataaaagaaaaaaatgacaggacaactgtttcttgtgtgtttttaaattaaaccataaTCACATATGACAATCGGTGTGGTGTGAATATTTAGCAAACAATACAAACAGAGGCCcctcattttgttgtttttgaatagAATTAGATTGTTATTGTGGGCAGATGTATTCTCTTGCAGCCACATACTGTGCACTCACAGTATAAACCACCCAGATAACTGGTTTACCTCCAACATTCACTTTACAAATattcactttaaaaataaatacacaacaatgaataaatatgtcaATGCTCCATGTCAGCTATCAGTTTAAGTGGAGTCCTTAAAACAAGAGAAGTCATGCAGTGTGTCTCCAGCTACATACAGTTTACAAGAGAAGTCATGCAGTGTGTCTCCAGCTACATACAGTTTATATGATTTCACATGCTGTCAGCTCAGTAATTCATGTCGAGAGTGAAAAAATAACTCAAAGTACAGCTTGATCAGTGATGTGCAGGAAGCACACACTTATCTTTTGGCTCTTTGGATGTGCAAACACAAAAGTGCGCTAATCCTTTTTATTATGGCgactaaaaataattttgttaacCTGTCCACATCCTGTAACCATCTGTCCAAACAGTATCCATCCTTCCACCTGTCCCTTCTTCAGTGTTTCCATAGTAACATATCAATCTCACCACATACTGATCCATTCACCTACACTAATCAATTCTCTTATTGGAAATAAATCCCATGAAAACTAACAATGCATTATCTGTTTAGCCAGTGCTTGTATATCTTATTACTCATTCATTAGAAATATTGCTGCTTCATTACcataaacacacccacacatgcaaCAAATGTGACTTAATCCGCAGCTGAAAATAGTCTCCCAAAATGCACAATTTCCTCCCgtttaagcagcattttctaAAAACTACAGTGCCTACAGTGTTTAAGGAATTACTGAGCCTTTTCTGAaaatgaaactgtatttttgacacatttggaatattttacattatcagTCTGGgctgaaaagtcagaaaatgcagTTGTTTTTCATGGGACTTGTTGACCATTAAGAAAATGATTGCAAAAGTCCAGCCTTATGCTGCGTTTACAACAAATGCAAAGCAATTGAACCCACAGTGCAATTgcaataataattcaaaatgatGCTGAAATATCGCAACtcttaaaatgcttgttttcttaaAGGAGTTGGGATTGATCAGGGCTATGACACAGTGAATTTATCGCTcaaattgaaacattttataca is a window of Centropristis striata isolate RG_2023a ecotype Rhode Island chromosome 24, C.striata_1.0, whole genome shotgun sequence DNA encoding:
- the LOC131962979 gene encoding small integral membrane protein 11-like, whose product is MINWKALDNVPVLLYILALKTLLLCLAFAGVKIYQGKKVEEALKKEQAEKRRLAQQTQDLLDNLANDDIDNKKED